Proteins encoded together in one Thermococcus barophilus MP window:
- a CDS encoding type II toxin-antitoxin system VapC family toxin, which yields MTSLFLDSNVIIEFAKDNPRAVELLEHIFKHSFTAFVNGIVYSEVFFIFIKAKTGKSYWELKKNKSLVKETAEEFLKSLFPMLSIPNFLEVTSEIILLSIEVSRKYGLLPNDALILATCKFYGIKYLVSLDDDFKEACKKEGIVLIDSVEKLKEELTERGIPAKGDKKT from the coding sequence ATGACGAGCTTGTTCCTTGACAGCAATGTTATAATTGAATTTGCAAAGGATAATCCAAGAGCAGTTGAGTTGCTGGAACACATCTTTAAGCACAGCTTTACTGCGTTCGTAAATGGGATTGTGTACAGTGAAGTATTCTTCATCTTTATAAAAGCAAAAACTGGAAAATCCTACTGGGAACTAAAAAAGAACAAATCGCTGGTTAAAGAAACAGCGGAGGAATTTCTAAAATCCCTCTTTCCAATGTTAAGCATTCCAAACTTTTTGGAAGTAACTTCTGAAATAATACTTCTTTCAATCGAGGTATCCAGAAAGTATGGTTTGCTTCCAAATGATGCTTTGATTTTAGCGACCTGCAAGTTCTACGGGATTAAATACTTGGTTTCGCTTGACGATGACTTTAAAGAGGCATGCAAAAAAGAGGGGATAGTGCTAATTGACAGCGTTGAAAAGCTGAAAGAGGAGCTTACAGAAAGAGGTATTCCGGCAAAGGGAGATAAGAAGACATAA